From a region of the Tenggerimyces flavus genome:
- a CDS encoding MerR family transcriptional regulator, producing the protein MTAGLAIAEASARTGLSIDTLRYYEKAGLVEPPPRDAGGRRVYSANDVEWLIFVTRLRSTGMPVRRIQEYAALRAGGTATARARKEILLEHRSVIRSQLEALTENLENLDYKIAHYETIERQLDELDATGRFECVPPS; encoded by the coding sequence ATGACGGCTGGACTCGCGATCGCGGAAGCCTCGGCTCGGACGGGGCTGTCGATCGACACGCTTCGCTACTACGAGAAGGCCGGCCTCGTCGAGCCGCCGCCGCGGGACGCGGGTGGCCGGCGGGTGTACTCGGCCAACGATGTCGAGTGGCTGATCTTCGTGACCAGGCTGCGGTCGACGGGCATGCCGGTCCGGCGCATCCAGGAGTACGCCGCCCTACGCGCCGGCGGTACGGCGACCGCCCGCGCCCGCAAGGAGATCCTGCTCGAGCACCGCTCGGTGATCCGCTCCCAGCTCGAGGCGCTGACCGAGAACCTGGAGAACCTGGACTACAAGATCGCCCACTACGAGACCATCGAGCGCCAGCTCGACGAGCTCGACGCGACGGGCCGGTTCGAGTGCGTGCCACCGAGCTGA
- a CDS encoding phosphoenolpyruvate hydrolase family protein codes for MSRIERAEILQRLKEKVATGRPIVGGGAGTGLSAKCEEAGGIDLIVLYNSGRYRMAGRGSLAGLLAYGNANEIVVEMASEVLPVVKHTPVLAGVNGTDPFYDPDVFLPELKRLGFSGVQNFPTVGLIDGTFRANLEETGMGYAHEVDLIRRSRAHDLLTTPYVFSEDEAVAMTEAGADIIVCHFGLTTGGAIGAETARTLDDCVELATAWSAAARGVRDDVLVICHGGPVAEPADAKYVLERAKGVHGFYGASSMERLPVERAITEQVRAFVEL; via the coding sequence ATGAGCCGCATCGAACGAGCCGAGATTCTCCAACGCCTGAAGGAGAAAGTCGCCACTGGAAGACCCATCGTCGGGGGAGGTGCCGGCACCGGGCTGTCCGCCAAGTGCGAGGAGGCCGGCGGCATCGACCTCATCGTGCTCTACAACTCCGGCCGCTACCGGATGGCCGGCCGCGGGTCGCTCGCCGGCCTGCTCGCGTACGGGAACGCGAACGAGATCGTCGTCGAGATGGCGAGCGAGGTGCTCCCGGTCGTCAAGCACACGCCGGTTCTCGCCGGAGTGAACGGCACGGACCCGTTCTACGACCCGGACGTGTTCCTGCCGGAGCTGAAGCGGCTCGGCTTCTCCGGCGTGCAGAACTTCCCGACCGTCGGCCTCATCGACGGCACGTTCCGCGCGAACCTCGAAGAGACCGGCATGGGCTACGCGCACGAGGTCGACCTGATCAGGAGGTCCCGCGCGCACGACCTGCTGACCACGCCGTACGTGTTCTCCGAGGACGAAGCGGTCGCGATGACCGAGGCCGGCGCCGACATCATCGTCTGCCACTTCGGCCTCACCACCGGCGGCGCGATCGGCGCCGAGACCGCCCGTACCCTCGACGACTGCGTCGAGCTCGCCACCGCCTGGTCGGCGGCGGCGCGCGGGGTACGCGACGACGTGCTCGTGATCTGTCACGGCGGTCCCGTCGCCGAGCCGGCGGACGCGAAGTACGTGCTCGAACGGGCCAAGGGCGTGCACGGCTTCTACGGCGCATCGTCGATGGAACGCCTCCCCGTCGAGCGCGCGATCACCGAGCAGGTGCGTGCGTTCGTCGAGCTGTAG
- a CDS encoding TIGR03618 family F420-dependent PPOX class oxidoreductase, with translation MTHLSEDVVRLLKAPSRAHLATVLPDGAPHSVPVWVDLVDGYVAFQSSASSVKGKNVARDPRVAISLTDADAPNDSAYLRGRVVKVVDGDEGWAIVDQLSTKYLGIPYPVREDRVAFLVEVESAGVFFPR, from the coding sequence ATGACCCACCTGTCCGAAGACGTCGTTCGTCTCCTGAAGGCCCCGAGCCGCGCCCACCTCGCCACCGTGCTGCCCGACGGCGCACCGCACAGCGTGCCGGTGTGGGTCGACCTGGTCGACGGGTACGTCGCGTTCCAGAGCTCGGCGAGCTCGGTCAAGGGCAAGAACGTCGCCCGCGACCCCCGGGTGGCGATCTCGCTCACCGACGCCGACGCGCCGAACGACAGCGCGTACCTGCGCGGCCGCGTCGTCAAGGTCGTCGACGGCGACGAGGGCTGGGCGATCGTCGACCAGCTGTCGACGAAGTACCTCGGCATTCCGTACCCGGTCCGCGAGGATCGCGTCGCCTTCCTCGTCGAGGTCGAGTCGGCGGGGGTGTTCTTCCCGCGATGA
- a CDS encoding class I SAM-dependent methyltransferase, with amino-acid sequence MSENAPKSWLLDRPLTGFALPTGRWAKLMGWFMGRGNLAEQREVFDTVAIRTDERVLEVGYGPGILVEYFLRAGATVSGVDPSPDMREMATARARKVVHSADVDLRVGTAEATTFPDETFDAVVSVNNVPMWSSLEAGFAELHRVLRPGGRLVVAWHGGTQPTRLAKGLALPEDVLDRIVDAMRDVFGDGERQRLGQVEVFRATRTAGG; translated from the coding sequence ATGAGCGAGAACGCACCGAAGTCGTGGCTGTTGGACCGCCCGCTCACCGGGTTCGCCCTGCCGACCGGGCGGTGGGCGAAGCTGATGGGCTGGTTCATGGGCCGCGGCAACCTGGCCGAGCAGCGCGAGGTGTTCGACACCGTGGCCATCCGCACGGACGAGCGCGTGCTCGAGGTCGGGTACGGACCCGGCATTCTCGTCGAGTACTTCCTCCGCGCGGGCGCGACGGTGTCCGGCGTCGACCCGTCGCCGGACATGCGCGAGATGGCGACGGCGAGAGCGCGCAAGGTCGTCCACAGCGCCGACGTCGACCTGCGCGTCGGAACGGCGGAGGCCACGACGTTCCCCGACGAGACGTTCGACGCCGTCGTCTCGGTGAACAACGTGCCGATGTGGTCGTCGCTCGAGGCCGGGTTCGCCGAGCTGCACCGCGTCCTGCGCCCGGGCGGCCGCCTCGTCGTCGCCTGGCACGGCGGCACCCAGCCGACCCGCCTCGCGAAGGGACTCGCGCTCCCCGAGGACGTCCTCGACCGCATCGTCGACGCGATGCGGGACGTCTTCGGTGACGGCGAACGGCAAAGACTCGGCCAGGTCGAAGTGTTCCGGGCGACCCGGACCGCCGGAGGGTGA
- a CDS encoding NAD-dependent epimerase/dehydratase family protein, translated as MILVTGGLGFIGAHTARALLDLGESCLLISRRPSSLPSFLASSGVVVDAVDAGDRSALLALGARHEITGIVHLASSQPPEALDFLEANTQLLFNVLAAGLAWGVRRVSLASSIGVYVGVPSLPFGEDVPLPPGTRGGPLGTFKRVSELVSSVVADASSLDVVQLRISTAWGPLVDPASPYFALPRLVHAAVRGTPAGEPPYAEDGTDLCYVKDLARGIALLQVADGLKHRTYNVGSGRVTTNAEVAAALSGAVPGADVPLTPGRKVRRNTYLDVTRIAEDVGYAPAYDTDRGIADYVAWLRAGNDR; from the coding sequence ATGATCCTCGTGACGGGTGGCCTCGGGTTCATCGGTGCGCACACAGCCCGGGCGCTGCTCGACCTCGGCGAGTCGTGCTTGCTGATCAGCCGGCGGCCGTCTTCGCTGCCCTCGTTCCTGGCCTCCTCGGGCGTGGTCGTCGATGCTGTGGACGCCGGTGACCGGTCCGCGCTGCTTGCCCTGGGCGCGCGGCACGAGATCACCGGCATCGTGCATCTCGCATCGTCGCAGCCGCCCGAGGCTCTGGACTTCCTCGAGGCGAATACTCAACTGTTGTTCAACGTTCTCGCCGCCGGGCTTGCGTGGGGTGTGCGGCGGGTGAGTCTGGCGAGCTCGATCGGCGTGTACGTCGGAGTGCCGTCGCTGCCGTTCGGCGAGGACGTTCCGCTGCCGCCTGGGACGCGGGGCGGGCCGCTCGGGACGTTCAAGCGGGTTTCGGAGCTGGTCTCGTCGGTGGTCGCGGACGCCTCCTCCCTGGACGTGGTGCAGCTGCGGATCTCCACCGCTTGGGGGCCGCTCGTCGACCCGGCGTCGCCGTACTTCGCCCTGCCGCGTCTCGTGCACGCCGCGGTGCGCGGGACCCCGGCCGGCGAGCCGCCGTACGCCGAGGACGGCACCGACCTGTGCTACGTGAAGGACCTGGCCCGCGGCATCGCGCTGCTGCAGGTCGCGGACGGCTTGAAGCACCGTACGTACAACGTCGGCTCCGGTCGCGTGACGACGAACGCCGAGGTCGCGGCAGCCCTCTCCGGCGCGGTCCCCGGTGCCGACGTCCCGCTGACTCCGGGCCGCAAGGTGCGGCGCAACACCTACCTCGACGTCACCCGCATCGCCGAGGACGTCGGCTACGCCCCGGCGTACGACACCGACCGCGGCATCGCCGACTACGTGGCTTGGCTCCGCGCGGGCAACGACCGCTAA
- the serC gene encoding phosphoserine transaminase — translation MTEKLTIPADLLPADGRFGSGPSKVRPEAVAALTAAGRTLLGTSHRQAPVKNLVGRIRSGLSDFFSLPDGYEVVLGNGGSTAFWDIAAHNIVRSKSLHLSFGEFSAKFAAATKSAPFLDEPTVINAEPGALPSAFAEAGVDAYAWPHNETSTGVMAPIRRVSGADDDALVLIDATSGAGGLPVDLTETDVYYFAPQKNFGSDGGLWIALMSPAAIARVDEVAATDRYVPAFLDLPTAIDNSRKNQTYNTPALATLVLMAEQLDWLQSIGGLRGAVERTTDSSSRLYTWAEKSSYATPYVVEPSARSLVVGTVDFDDAIDAAALAKVLRANGIVDVEPYRKLGRNQLRVAMFPAVDPDDVEALTACVDYVVEKL, via the coding sequence GTGACCGAAAAGCTCACCATCCCCGCTGACCTGCTGCCTGCCGACGGCCGGTTCGGGTCGGGGCCGTCCAAGGTCCGTCCCGAAGCCGTGGCCGCGCTCACCGCCGCGGGCCGTACGTTGCTCGGTACGTCGCACCGCCAGGCACCCGTCAAGAACCTGGTCGGGCGGATCCGTTCCGGGCTCTCCGACTTCTTCTCGCTGCCAGACGGCTACGAGGTCGTGCTCGGCAACGGCGGCTCGACGGCGTTCTGGGACATCGCGGCGCACAACATCGTCCGGTCGAAGTCGCTGCACCTGTCGTTCGGCGAGTTCTCCGCGAAGTTCGCCGCGGCGACGAAGTCGGCGCCGTTCCTGGACGAGCCGACGGTGATCAACGCCGAGCCCGGCGCGCTCCCGTCGGCGTTCGCCGAGGCCGGCGTGGACGCGTACGCCTGGCCGCACAACGAGACCTCGACCGGCGTGATGGCACCTATCCGCCGGGTGTCGGGCGCGGACGACGACGCGCTCGTGCTGATCGACGCCACGTCCGGCGCGGGCGGGCTGCCGGTCGACCTCACCGAGACCGACGTCTACTACTTCGCGCCGCAGAAGAACTTCGGCTCCGACGGCGGCCTGTGGATCGCGCTGATGTCGCCGGCGGCGATCGCGCGGGTCGACGAGGTCGCGGCGACGGACCGGTACGTGCCCGCGTTCCTCGACCTGCCGACCGCGATCGACAACTCGCGGAAGAACCAGACGTACAACACCCCCGCGCTCGCGACGCTCGTACTGATGGCCGAGCAGCTCGACTGGCTGCAGTCGATCGGCGGGCTGCGCGGCGCGGTCGAGCGGACCACCGACTCCTCGTCGCGGCTGTACACGTGGGCGGAGAAGTCGTCGTACGCGACGCCGTACGTCGTCGAGCCGTCCGCGCGCTCGCTGGTCGTCGGCACGGTCGACTTCGACGACGCGATCGACGCCGCGGCGCTGGCGAAGGTGCTGCGGGCGAACGGGATCGTCGACGTCGAGCCGTACCGCAAGCTCGGCCGCAACCAGCTCCGCGTCGCGATGTTCCCCGCCGTGGACCCCGACGACGTCGAGGCCCTGACGGCCTGCGTGGACTACGTGGTGGAGAAGCTCTAA
- a CDS encoding DUF6597 domain-containing transcriptional factor yields MNGGQSYVERPPVPLLTGWVSVVWTQQIGPAAAPYVQRNLPHGGMELTCVLGERPRLTGPLSMLSLEILAPGATLVGVRLRPGTAALLGLSAPELVDRQVEWNPDHLGERLALAPSPEAALDNLQHELVGRLADTPARDPLIGPLLHHLQPWQDGTVGALREVLYVSERQLRRRCLAATGFAPKTLHMMLRFQGFLAVAQQAVAEGGVPGEDWLARVADDLGYADQSHLHRECVRLAGLPARAYLGAVESACACGHDHSASYVPILRSRAERVG; encoded by the coding sequence GTGAACGGCGGCCAGAGCTACGTGGAGCGGCCTCCGGTTCCGTTGCTCACGGGGTGGGTGTCCGTCGTCTGGACCCAGCAGATCGGGCCGGCGGCGGCACCGTACGTGCAGCGCAACCTCCCGCACGGCGGCATGGAGCTCACCTGCGTGCTCGGCGAGCGCCCGCGGCTGACCGGACCGCTGAGCATGCTCTCCCTCGAGATCCTGGCGCCGGGAGCCACCCTCGTCGGCGTACGTCTGCGCCCCGGCACGGCCGCCCTGCTCGGCCTCAGCGCACCCGAGCTCGTCGACCGCCAGGTCGAGTGGAACCCCGACCACCTTGGCGAACGCCTCGCCCTCGCCCCCTCGCCCGAGGCAGCCCTCGACAACCTCCAGCACGAGCTGGTCGGAAGGCTCGCGGACACCCCGGCGCGGGACCCGTTGATCGGCCCGCTCCTCCACCACCTGCAGCCCTGGCAGGACGGGACCGTGGGTGCGCTGCGCGAGGTGCTGTACGTCTCCGAGCGGCAGCTGCGCCGCCGCTGCCTCGCGGCCACCGGGTTCGCGCCGAAGACTCTGCACATGATGTTGCGCTTCCAGGGGTTCCTCGCGGTCGCGCAGCAGGCCGTCGCCGAGGGCGGCGTGCCGGGCGAGGACTGGCTGGCCCGGGTCGCGGACGACCTGGGGTACGCCGACCAGTCGCACCTGCACCGCGAGTGCGTCCGCCTGGCCGGCCTGCCCGCGCGCGCCTACCTCGGCGCGGTGGAGTCGGCCTGCGCCTGCGGGCACGACCACTCGGCGTCGTACGTGCCGATCCTGCGCTCCCGGGCAGAGCGCGTCGGTTAG
- a CDS encoding Tm-1-like ATP-binding domain-containing protein, which yields MPTVALVGTLDTKGTEYEFVRDRLHQAGVDTIVVDTGVLGEPGFAADITRREVAKQAGEDVWQLADANDRGRAVTAMANGAAKVLQQLDRDGKIDGALALGGTGGTSIAAQAFRQLPLGMPKLIVSTAASGDTRAYVGETDLVLMPSITDVAGVNRLSARILANAAAAIAGMVSTPAPQTNDDRQLLAASMFGVTTPAVTTAKAHLETLDYEVLVFHMTGVGGRTLESLANDGWLAGVLDLTTTELADELVGGVFSAGPERLTAAASRGIPQVVSVGALDMVNFGPRETVPAEFEGRNLYVHNPSVTLMRTTPEECAELGKRLATRVSTTTGKATVFLPLAGVSAIATEGGPFYDKAADDALFDAIRANLDRDKVELIELDLAINDPQFAIAMADRLHEYVTAGVTA from the coding sequence ATGCCCACCGTCGCACTCGTCGGCACGCTCGACACGAAGGGCACCGAGTACGAGTTCGTCCGCGACCGGCTGCATCAGGCCGGCGTCGACACGATCGTCGTCGACACCGGAGTGCTCGGCGAGCCGGGGTTCGCGGCCGACATCACCCGGCGGGAGGTCGCCAAGCAGGCCGGCGAGGACGTCTGGCAGCTCGCCGACGCGAACGACCGGGGCAGGGCCGTCACCGCGATGGCGAACGGAGCCGCCAAGGTCCTCCAGCAACTCGACCGAGACGGCAAGATCGACGGCGCCCTCGCACTCGGCGGCACGGGCGGTACGTCGATCGCCGCCCAGGCGTTCCGGCAACTGCCACTCGGCATGCCCAAGCTGATCGTCTCCACCGCCGCGTCCGGCGATACCCGCGCGTACGTCGGCGAGACCGACCTCGTGCTCATGCCCAGCATCACCGACGTCGCCGGCGTCAACCGGCTCTCGGCGCGGATCCTCGCGAACGCCGCGGCCGCCATCGCCGGCATGGTGTCGACGCCCGCGCCGCAGACGAACGACGACCGCCAGCTCCTCGCCGCCAGCATGTTCGGCGTCACCACCCCCGCCGTCACCACCGCCAAGGCGCACCTGGAAACGCTCGACTACGAGGTCCTCGTCTTCCATATGACCGGCGTCGGCGGCCGCACGCTCGAGTCGCTCGCCAACGACGGCTGGCTGGCCGGCGTTCTCGACCTCACCACCACCGAGCTGGCCGACGAGCTCGTCGGCGGCGTCTTCTCCGCCGGACCCGAACGGCTCACCGCCGCTGCCAGCAGGGGAATCCCGCAGGTCGTCTCGGTCGGCGCGCTCGACATGGTCAACTTCGGGCCGCGCGAGACCGTCCCGGCGGAGTTCGAGGGTCGCAACCTCTACGTCCACAACCCGAGCGTCACGCTCATGCGCACCACCCCCGAGGAGTGCGCTGAGCTGGGCAAGCGCCTCGCGACCCGCGTGTCCACGACCACTGGCAAGGCCACCGTCTTCCTGCCGTTGGCCGGTGTCTCCGCGATCGCCACCGAGGGCGGCCCGTTCTACGACAAGGCGGCCGACGACGCGCTGTTCGACGCGATCCGCGCGAACCTCGACCGTGACAAGGTGGAGCTGATAGAGCTCGACCTCGCCATCAACGACCCGCAGTTCGCCATCGCGATGGCCGACAGACTGCACGAGTACGTCACCGCAGGAGTCACCGCATGA
- a CDS encoding EamA family transporter has product MTSELETPLVARPALTERHRRRGTVLILVASVCFGTSGPFAKAIMGAGVSAQHVASARITTAAVLLLVGVAIFRPSVLRIPRKSWPLVGAYGLFGVGIVQLLYFAAVARIPIGIAMLLEFTAPILVALWVRFVRRTVLPWRAWLGTALALTGLVLVAQVWQGLAFDALGLLFGVGTAFTAAAYFLLGERGVSSTSPLGLVTWGMIVGAAAIWLLAPPWTFPLEALGSTTAFGGWMLPVWLLLVLMAVVSTVLAYLLSIAAMQYLPSNVVSVLALCEPVVATVAAWVLLGQALTSIQILGAVVLLTGATVVQLSTAKPKPRSD; this is encoded by the coding sequence GTGACCAGCGAACTCGAGACCCCGCTCGTCGCCCGGCCGGCTCTGACCGAGCGGCATCGGCGGCGCGGGACCGTGCTGATCCTGGTCGCGTCGGTCTGCTTCGGGACGTCGGGCCCGTTCGCGAAGGCGATCATGGGCGCGGGCGTCTCGGCTCAACACGTGGCGAGCGCGCGGATCACCACGGCAGCGGTACTGCTGCTGGTGGGCGTCGCGATCTTTCGTCCTTCGGTGTTGCGGATTCCGCGCAAGAGCTGGCCTCTGGTCGGCGCGTACGGGCTGTTCGGGGTGGGGATCGTGCAGCTGCTGTACTTCGCGGCCGTCGCGCGGATCCCGATCGGGATCGCGATGCTGCTGGAGTTCACGGCGCCGATCCTGGTGGCGCTGTGGGTGCGGTTCGTTCGCCGTACGGTGTTGCCCTGGCGTGCGTGGCTGGGAACGGCGCTGGCGCTGACCGGGCTCGTGCTGGTGGCGCAGGTGTGGCAGGGGTTGGCGTTCGATGCGCTGGGGTTGCTGTTCGGCGTGGGCACGGCGTTCACCGCGGCGGCGTACTTCCTGCTGGGCGAACGCGGCGTGAGCTCGACGTCACCGCTCGGCCTCGTGACGTGGGGCATGATCGTCGGCGCTGCCGCGATCTGGCTGCTGGCGCCGCCGTGGACGTTTCCCCTTGAGGCGTTGGGATCTACGACGGCCTTCGGTGGATGGATGCTGCCCGTCTGGCTGCTGCTGGTGCTGATGGCCGTGGTCAGCACGGTGTTGGCGTACCTGCTGAGCATCGCCGCGATGCAGTACCTGCCGTCGAACGTGGTGAGCGTGCTCGCCCTCTGCGAACCAGTGGTGGCGACGGTCGCGGCCTGGGTGCTGCTCGGCCAAGCCCTGACGTCGATCCAGATCCTCGGCGCGGTCGTGCTGTTGACGGGTGCGACGGTGGTGCAGCTGAGTACGGCCAAGCCCAAGCCGCGATCGGACTAG
- a CDS encoding NAD-dependent epimerase/dehydratase family protein, producing the protein MSWTVAITGAAGGIGTTVRSGLDRSRFSLRLLDQVAPADPDPRDEVRVFDLRSLPATRRALRGVDAVLHLAAYADEKSFEEIHQSNVVTTYSVYEAARLEGVRRVVFASSVHVTGFYPWGRMTSPADRPRPDTFYALSKVYGENLGSMYADRYGISVVNLRIIGFAVEPDDPAFLWGWLSPGDTVRLATAALTAPDIRFVTLYGVSRNQRRFYTEDGWSEIGYAPLDDAEQFASRWPDATPHPLAGMGFTDPDYTG; encoded by the coding sequence GTGTCCTGGACTGTCGCGATCACCGGTGCGGCCGGTGGGATCGGCACCACCGTACGGTCCGGCTTGGATCGGTCGCGGTTCTCGCTTCGGCTGCTCGACCAGGTCGCGCCCGCCGATCCCGACCCGCGGGACGAGGTCCGGGTGTTCGACCTGCGCTCGCTCCCGGCGACCCGACGCGCGTTGCGGGGCGTCGACGCCGTGCTGCACCTCGCCGCGTACGCCGACGAGAAGAGCTTCGAGGAGATCCACCAGAGCAACGTCGTCACCACGTACTCGGTCTACGAGGCGGCGCGGCTCGAAGGCGTGCGGCGGGTGGTGTTCGCCTCGAGCGTGCACGTGACGGGCTTCTACCCCTGGGGTCGGATGACCTCGCCGGCGGATCGGCCCCGGCCGGACACGTTCTACGCGCTCAGCAAGGTGTACGGCGAGAACCTCGGCAGCATGTACGCGGACCGCTATGGCATCTCGGTGGTGAACCTGCGCATCATCGGCTTCGCGGTCGAACCGGACGACCCCGCGTTCCTCTGGGGCTGGCTCAGTCCCGGCGACACCGTCCGCCTCGCCACGGCGGCCCTGACCGCGCCGGACATTCGCTTCGTCACGTTGTACGGCGTCTCGCGTAACCAGCGCCGCTTCTACACCGAGGACGGCTGGTCGGAGATCGGCTACGCCCCGCTTGACGACGCCGAGCAGTTCGCCTCCCGCTGGCCCGACGCGACGCCGCATCCCCTTGCGGGCATGGGCTTCACCGACCCCGACTACACCGGCTGA
- a CDS encoding NAD-dependent epimerase/dehydratase family protein: protein MILVTGGLGSIGSHTARALLDLGESVVLTAYRSTDLPSYLAGEADGRVVVEALDVTDEAAFLDLGKRHEITGIVHLAAARFDEPDPVTYLRADALGLLNALEAAASWGVRRFSYASTIGAYAGVSEVPLREEFPLPVLAVHQIPVFKRTAELWAALAGDAAGFETVGLRIGTIFGPLNEPDNPFTPLPRLIAAAAWGEDPDLAAPHRPPAYADDAADVLYVKDCGRAIALLMVAERLNHRIYNVSGGALVRFGDVVDAINAAVPSAQLTLPSGRNPGAPPANYQDIARLRTDTGFVPEYDVERAVPDYVEWLRTHDR from the coding sequence ATGATCCTCGTGACTGGCGGCCTCGGCTCGATCGGGTCGCACACGGCGCGGGCACTGTTGGACCTGGGCGAGTCGGTCGTGCTGACCGCGTACCGGTCCACCGACCTGCCCTCGTATCTTGCCGGCGAGGCCGACGGCCGCGTGGTCGTCGAAGCGCTGGACGTCACCGACGAGGCTGCGTTCCTCGACCTCGGGAAGCGGCACGAGATCACCGGCATCGTGCATCTGGCGGCGGCCCGCTTCGACGAGCCCGACCCGGTCACCTACCTCCGCGCCGACGCGCTCGGCCTGTTGAACGCGCTCGAGGCGGCGGCTTCCTGGGGCGTGCGGCGGTTCTCGTACGCCAGCACGATCGGGGCGTACGCCGGGGTTTCCGAGGTTCCGTTGCGCGAGGAGTTCCCGCTGCCGGTGCTGGCTGTGCACCAGATCCCGGTGTTCAAGCGGACCGCGGAGCTGTGGGCCGCGTTGGCTGGTGACGCCGCTGGGTTCGAGACGGTGGGCCTGCGGATCGGGACGATCTTCGGTCCGCTCAACGAGCCGGACAACCCGTTCACGCCGCTGCCCCGGCTGATCGCGGCGGCGGCCTGGGGCGAGGATCCCGACCTGGCGGCGCCGCACCGCCCGCCGGCTTACGCCGACGACGCGGCCGACGTGCTGTATGTGAAGGACTGTGGCCGGGCGATCGCGCTGCTGATGGTCGCGGAGCGGCTGAACCACCGCATCTACAACGTCTCCGGTGGCGCCCTGGTGCGTTTCGGTGACGTCGTCGACGCGATCAACGCCGCCGTTCCTTCGGCTCAGCTCACGCTGCCGTCCGGCCGCAATCCTGGCGCGCCGCCGGCGAACTACCAGGACATCGCCCGGCTGCGGACCGACACCGGGTTCGTGCCGGAGTACGACGTCGAGCGCGCCGTGCCGGACTACGTCGAGTGGCTGCGGACGCACGACCGCTAG
- a CDS encoding class I SAM-dependent methyltransferase, protein MPEALAPALDRIKSLVLDDERLVRAVAAGRRKGEQPSWRRAELRYVELKSGRHLQLTTYDQTQAFATNVATGDQEQAVDALLSEPFGNWHVETTEQTVQLRVTKKGEAQVHTAAAQSTATREHDRQKDRVIQPTEPFLHAIGITDAQGRVKPTRQDKYRQVEEFVRNLDQALEDARATGQLRTPSDDEPWRVVDLGCGNAYLTFAAYSHLSKRYPIELIGIDVKEQARERNTKLAADLGWSGAMRFEQGEIATAELDERPDIVLALHACDTATDDALARAVRWQAALVLAAPCCHHDLQRQLKQGEPPAPYALVARNPILRERLADMLTDALRAAVLRLLGYRVDVVEFVDSAHTPRNLLLRAVRTNADPAPETVRDYGELTAAWGVRPALARLLEPELGKVLRP, encoded by the coding sequence ATGCCTGAAGCCCTCGCGCCGGCGCTGGACCGGATCAAGTCGCTCGTCCTCGACGACGAGCGGCTCGTTCGTGCCGTCGCCGCCGGCCGGCGGAAGGGCGAGCAGCCGAGCTGGCGCCGGGCCGAGCTGAGGTACGTCGAGCTGAAGTCCGGCCGGCACCTGCAGCTGACGACGTACGACCAGACCCAGGCGTTCGCGACCAACGTCGCCACCGGCGACCAGGAGCAGGCGGTCGACGCGCTGCTGAGCGAGCCGTTCGGCAACTGGCACGTCGAGACCACCGAGCAGACCGTCCAGCTCCGCGTCACGAAGAAGGGCGAGGCCCAGGTGCACACCGCGGCCGCTCAGTCGACCGCGACGCGGGAGCACGACCGGCAGAAGGACCGGGTCATCCAGCCGACCGAGCCGTTCCTGCACGCGATCGGCATCACCGACGCGCAGGGCCGGGTCAAGCCCACCCGGCAGGACAAGTACCGGCAGGTCGAGGAGTTCGTCCGCAACCTCGACCAGGCACTGGAGGACGCCCGAGCGACCGGCCAGCTCCGCACCCCGTCCGACGACGAGCCGTGGCGGGTCGTCGACCTCGGCTGCGGCAACGCGTACCTCACGTTCGCCGCCTACAGCCACCTCAGCAAGCGGTATCCGATCGAGCTGATCGGCATCGACGTCAAGGAACAAGCCCGCGAACGCAACACCAAGCTCGCCGCCGACCTGGGCTGGTCGGGCGCGATGCGGTTCGAGCAGGGCGAGATCGCCACCGCTGAGCTCGACGAGCGGCCGGACATCGTGCTCGCGCTGCACGCCTGCGACACCGCGACGGACGACGCGCTCGCGCGGGCCGTCCGCTGGCAGGCGGCGCTCGTGCTCGCCGCGCCCTGCTGCCACCACGACCTGCAGCGCCAGCTCAAGCAGGGCGAGCCGCCCGCCCCATACGCCCTCGTCGCGCGTAATCCCATCCTTCGTGAGAGGCTGGCCGACATGCTCACGGACGCTCTGCGCGCCGCGGTCCTGCGGCTGCTCGGCTACCGCGTCGACGTCGTGGAGTTCGTCGACTCCGCCCACACTCCGCGCAACCTGCTGCTTCGCGCCGTCCGGACCAACGCCGACCCGGCGCCGGAGACCGTTCGCGACTACGGTGAGCTCACCGCGGCGTGGGGGGTGCGTCCCGCCCTCGCCCGACTCCTGGAGCCTGAGCTCGGGAAGGTCCTACGGCCGTGA